The Elusimicrobiota bacterium genome window below encodes:
- a CDS encoding bifunctional methionine sulfoxide reductase B/A protein: protein MRALAALVLLALPALGAAAPRKETPMPEYAKPSDEELRRRLTPLQYEVTQKAATEPAFENPYHDHKEAGLYVDVATGEPLFSSLDKFDSGCGWPSFTRPLEPARVVEKEDRSRLMRRVEVRSKSGGSHLGHVFTDGPKEAGGRRFCINSASLRFVPVSKLEAEGYGKYLPLFAKKAARSSAKSTSAYPVPDGAEAALLAGGCFWGMQGILREITGVLRTEVGYTGGKTEHPRYEDVKTGKTGHAEAIAVTFDPKKLTYEQLLGFYFRMHDPTTADRQGNDRGSQYRSAVFYMSEEQRATAEAVKDRVAASGKWKAPVVTQIVPASKFWSAEEGHQDYLKKHPGGYSCHFLRD from the coding sequence ATGCGGGCGCTCGCCGCGCTCGTCCTGCTCGCCCTCCCCGCGCTCGGCGCGGCCGCACCCAGGAAGGAGACCCCGATGCCCGAATACGCCAAGCCGTCCGACGAGGAGCTGCGCCGCCGCCTCACGCCCCTCCAGTACGAGGTGACGCAGAAGGCGGCCACCGAGCCGGCCTTCGAGAACCCCTACCACGACCACAAGGAGGCCGGTCTCTACGTGGACGTCGCGACCGGCGAGCCGCTCTTCTCCTCGCTCGACAAGTTCGACTCCGGCTGCGGCTGGCCGAGCTTCACCCGGCCGCTCGAGCCCGCGCGCGTCGTGGAGAAGGAGGACCGGAGCCGTCTCATGCGGCGCGTCGAGGTGCGCTCGAAGTCCGGCGGCTCCCATCTCGGGCACGTCTTCACGGACGGCCCCAAGGAGGCCGGCGGGCGGCGCTTCTGCATCAACTCCGCGTCCCTGCGCTTCGTCCCGGTCTCGAAGCTCGAAGCCGAGGGTTACGGGAAGTACCTGCCGCTCTTCGCGAAGAAGGCCGCGCGGTCGTCGGCCAAGTCCACCTCCGCCTACCCGGTCCCCGACGGGGCCGAAGCCGCCCTTCTGGCCGGCGGCTGCTTCTGGGGCATGCAGGGCATCCTGCGCGAGATCACCGGCGTGCTCAGGACCGAGGTGGGCTACACCGGCGGGAAGACCGAGCATCCCCGCTACGAGGACGTGAAGACGGGGAAGACCGGGCACGCCGAAGCCATCGCCGTGACCTTCGACCCGAAGAAGCTCACCTACGAGCAGCTGCTCGGCTTCTACTTCCGCATGCACGACCCGACGACCGCCGACCGGCAGGGCAACGACCGGGGCTCGCAGTACCGCTCAGCGGTCTTCTACATGAGCGAGGAACAGCGCGCGACGGCGGAGGCGGTCAAGGACAGGGTGGCGGCCTCCGGGAAGTGGAAGGCGCCCGTCGTGACGCAGATCGTCCCGGCCTCGAAGTTCTGGTCCGCCGAAGAAGGGCACCAGGACTACCTGAAGAAGCACCCCGGCGGCTACAGCTGCCACTTCCTCAGAGACTAG
- the ptsP gene encoding phosphoenolpyruvate--protein phosphotransferase, with the protein MSATRQLPPILRLLAPLDGRIVPLEKVPDPVFAQRIVGDGVSIDPTSSTLLAPCGGEVVHAHASGHALTLRADGGVEVMLHIGVDTVQLKGEGFRLKVRAGDRVSAGQALIEFDADAVARRAKSLLTQLLVTDVERIASLTHPSGSVKAGTDLALEVTLREPAAAEAPAAGGSASSDALVVPNPTGLHARPASVLAHAAKRFHSAVQLRRGEASANAKSLVAIMSLNVKQGDKVVVVAEGPDAHEAVEELARLILAGLEEKEAPAPASQPVHPRSEDPRALSGVTASPGLSIGASFQFRRVEVHVAEAGEGAPVERARLAHALERAKAELETLQTRLSAERDANKAAIFGAHRELLDDPELLEIAETALAKGASAGAAWQCSCRDFAGRLSRLNNDVLAGRAVDVKDVGLRVLRILTGAPVEQREFPAGCILLAEDLTPSDTAGLDPARVLGVCTVGGGGTSHVAILCRSLGIPALAAVELKLLAVPDGAPLILDADKGTLLTAPTPAETEAARVRQAGARRRREAELSASRDEARTKDGRRIRVEANIGKAAEAADAARIGAEGVGLCRSEFLFLERETAPSEDEQTAAYAAMAKAFPAASVVVRVLDVGGDKVLPYLAMAQEENPFLGERGIRLLLERPEILRTQLRALLRAAREGGRLKVLFPMVADLDEFRSAKALLLEEARRLGVEPPPVGVMIEVPSAALLGAHLAREADFFSVGTNDLTQYTLAMDRGNPKLAARVDALHPSVLLMIRQAVEGARTHKRPVGVCGGAAGDLQAVPLLVGLDVDELSVSAPAVPAVKAAVRRADHAACRELARRACAAASAAEVRALVAEHEAQSPVAAGGEAA; encoded by the coding sequence ATGAGCGCGACCCGACAGCTGCCGCCCATCCTGCGCCTGCTGGCGCCCCTGGACGGACGCATCGTCCCCCTCGAGAAGGTCCCCGACCCCGTCTTCGCCCAGCGCATCGTGGGCGACGGCGTCTCCATCGACCCGACGAGCTCGACCCTCCTCGCCCCCTGCGGCGGCGAGGTCGTCCATGCGCACGCCTCCGGCCACGCGCTCACCCTGCGGGCCGACGGGGGCGTCGAGGTCATGCTCCACATCGGCGTGGACACCGTCCAGCTCAAGGGCGAGGGCTTCCGGCTCAAGGTCCGCGCCGGGGACCGGGTCTCCGCGGGGCAGGCGCTCATCGAGTTCGACGCGGACGCGGTCGCGCGCCGGGCGAAGAGCCTGCTGACCCAGCTCCTCGTCACCGACGTCGAGCGCATCGCCTCCCTCACGCACCCGTCCGGGAGCGTGAAGGCGGGGACGGACCTCGCGCTCGAGGTCACGCTGCGGGAGCCCGCCGCCGCCGAGGCGCCGGCGGCCGGCGGGAGCGCGAGCTCGGACGCGCTCGTCGTCCCCAACCCCACCGGCCTGCACGCGCGTCCGGCCTCGGTGCTCGCGCACGCGGCCAAGCGCTTCCACAGCGCGGTGCAGCTGCGCCGCGGCGAGGCGTCGGCGAACGCGAAGAGCCTCGTCGCCATCATGAGCCTCAACGTGAAGCAGGGCGACAAGGTCGTCGTCGTCGCCGAAGGCCCCGACGCGCACGAGGCGGTCGAAGAGCTCGCGCGCCTGATCCTCGCGGGTCTCGAGGAGAAGGAGGCCCCGGCGCCGGCGTCGCAGCCGGTCCATCCCCGCTCCGAGGATCCCCGCGCCCTCTCCGGCGTGACCGCCTCCCCCGGCCTCTCCATCGGCGCCTCCTTCCAGTTCCGCCGCGTCGAAGTCCATGTCGCCGAGGCCGGCGAGGGGGCGCCCGTCGAGCGCGCCCGGCTCGCGCACGCCCTGGAAAGGGCGAAGGCGGAGCTCGAGACCCTGCAGACGCGCCTGAGCGCCGAGCGCGACGCCAACAAGGCCGCCATCTTCGGCGCGCACCGCGAGCTCCTCGACGACCCCGAGCTCCTCGAGATCGCCGAGACGGCCCTCGCGAAGGGCGCGAGCGCCGGCGCCGCCTGGCAGTGCTCCTGCCGCGACTTCGCCGGACGCCTCAGCCGGCTCAACAACGACGTGCTCGCCGGACGCGCCGTCGACGTCAAGGACGTCGGCCTGCGCGTGCTGCGCATCCTCACCGGGGCCCCGGTCGAGCAGCGCGAGTTCCCGGCGGGCTGCATCCTGCTCGCCGAGGACCTCACGCCCTCCGACACGGCCGGGCTCGACCCGGCCCGCGTCCTCGGCGTCTGCACCGTGGGCGGCGGCGGCACCTCGCACGTCGCCATCCTCTGCCGCTCGCTCGGCATCCCCGCGCTCGCCGCCGTCGAGCTCAAGCTCCTCGCGGTGCCCGACGGCGCTCCGCTCATCCTCGACGCGGACAAGGGCACGCTGCTCACCGCCCCGACCCCGGCGGAGACCGAGGCCGCCCGGGTCCGGCAGGCGGGAGCCCGCCGGCGCCGGGAGGCCGAACTGTCCGCGTCCCGCGACGAGGCGCGCACGAAGGACGGCCGCCGCATCCGGGTCGAGGCCAACATCGGCAAGGCGGCCGAGGCCGCGGACGCCGCGCGCATCGGCGCCGAGGGCGTCGGGCTCTGCCGCTCGGAGTTCCTCTTCCTCGAGCGCGAGACGGCCCCGAGCGAGGACGAGCAGACGGCGGCCTACGCCGCGATGGCGAAGGCCTTCCCCGCGGCGTCGGTGGTCGTGCGGGTCCTCGACGTGGGCGGAGACAAGGTCCTTCCCTATCTCGCCATGGCGCAGGAGGAGAACCCCTTCCTCGGAGAGCGCGGCATCCGCCTCCTGCTGGAGCGGCCCGAGATCCTGCGCACGCAGCTGCGCGCGCTCCTGCGCGCCGCGCGCGAGGGCGGGCGGCTCAAGGTCCTCTTCCCGATGGTCGCCGACCTCGACGAGTTCCGCTCGGCCAAGGCCCTTCTCCTCGAGGAGGCGCGGCGCCTGGGCGTCGAGCCGCCGCCGGTCGGGGTCATGATCGAGGTCCCCTCCGCGGCGCTGCTCGGCGCGCACCTGGCGCGCGAGGCCGACTTCTTCTCGGTGGGCACCAACGACCTCACGCAGTACACGCTCGCGATGGACCGGGGAAACCCCAAGCTCGCCGCGCGGGTGGACGCGCTCCATCCTTCCGTCCTGCTCATGATCCGGCAGGCCGTCGAAGGCGCCCGGACGCACAAGCGTCCGGTGGGCGTCTGCGGCGGCGCGGCCGGAGACCTGCAGGCGGTGCCCCTGCTCGTCGGCCTCGACGTCGACGAGCTGAGCGTCAGCGCTCCGGCGGTCCCCGCGGTCAAGGCCGCGGTGCGGCGCGCCGACCATGCGGCCTGCCGCGAGCTCGCGCGCAGGGCCTGCGCGGCGGCTTCGGCCGCCGAGGTCCGGGCCCTCGTGGCCGAGCACGAGGCCCAGTCGCCCGTCGCGGCGGGCGGGGAGGCGGCATGA
- a CDS encoding alpha/beta hydrolase-fold protein: MNGRLVVETVGSVVLKGNPLGDPRRREVQVYLPPSYLKDEKRRFPVLYYLPGFGSTSRSAVDPHPWKENLFDRFDRLVAEKKSPEAVLVVPDCFTILGGAQYMDSPATGDYEKHLVSELVPYVDARYRTAGRAVLGKSSGGYGALRLALLHPETFPHAGAHSPDLLFEVCYGRDIHKCVSALARWDHDFGRYYRDFRAARAKDAFPHELLNIAAMAACYSPDPKSPWGFALPFDPYTGELEPSVWARWKANDLLELAGRRPEGLRALKTLYFDCGSRDEFFLHLGARAFARRLKALGVRHRFEEHAGGHFDTAPRLDVSLPLLVRAAEGRSKAKK; encoded by the coding sequence ATGAACGGACGCCTCGTCGTCGAGACCGTCGGCAGCGTCGTCCTGAAGGGGAACCCGCTCGGCGACCCGCGCCGGCGCGAGGTCCAGGTCTACCTTCCGCCGAGCTACCTCAAGGACGAGAAGCGGCGCTTCCCCGTCCTCTACTATCTGCCCGGCTTCGGCAGCACGAGCCGCTCGGCCGTGGACCCTCATCCCTGGAAAGAGAACCTCTTCGACCGCTTCGACCGTCTCGTGGCGGAGAAGAAGTCCCCCGAGGCCGTGCTCGTCGTCCCCGACTGCTTCACGATCCTCGGCGGCGCGCAGTACATGGACTCTCCGGCGACCGGCGACTACGAGAAGCACCTGGTCTCGGAGCTCGTCCCCTACGTCGACGCCCGCTACCGCACCGCGGGCCGCGCGGTGCTGGGGAAGTCGAGCGGCGGCTACGGCGCCCTGCGCCTGGCGCTGCTCCACCCGGAGACCTTCCCCCACGCCGGCGCGCACAGCCCCGACCTCCTCTTCGAGGTCTGTTACGGCCGCGACATCCACAAGTGCGTGAGCGCGCTCGCGCGCTGGGACCACGATTTCGGGCGCTACTACCGCGACTTCCGCGCCGCGCGCGCCAAGGACGCCTTCCCGCATGAGCTCCTGAACATCGCCGCGATGGCCGCCTGCTACTCGCCCGACCCGAAGAGCCCGTGGGGTTTCGCCCTGCCCTTCGACCCGTACACCGGGGAGCTCGAGCCCTCCGTCTGGGCCCGCTGGAAGGCGAACGACCTCCTCGAGCTCGCGGGGCGGCGCCCCGAGGGGCTGCGCGCGCTCAAGACCCTCTACTTCGACTGCGGGAGCCGCGACGAGTTCTTCCTGCACCTGGGCGCGCGCGCCTTCGCGCGGCGCCTGAAGGCGCTCGGCGTCCGCCACCGCTTCGAGGAGCACGCCGGCGGGCACTTCGACACCGCGCCGCGCCTCGACGTCTCCCTCCCTCTCCTCGTTCGAGCGGCCGAAGGCCGCTCGAAGGCGAAGAAGTGA
- a CDS encoding formate--tetrahydrofolate ligase has protein sequence MKHIHEISAQLGIPEDDLVLYGKHKAKLPLRLISKEKAAKSRLILVSAISPTPAGEGKTTVSIGLSQGLNRIGAKTTVVLREPSLGPVFGIKGGATGGNRSQVLPMEDINLHFTGDFSAIEKAHNLLSALIDNDIQNKKNTHGLDPRTVAWRRVMDMNDRSLRKIIVGLGGTMSGVPRETGFDIVAASEIMAIFCLSDDLRHLKEKLGNIFVGYTFDRKPVYARDLKANGAMAALLKDALMPNLVQTTEGTPAIIHGGPFANIAHGANSVVATRMGLSFSDYVVTEAGFGFELGAEKFLDIKCRYAGLSPSAAVLVATVRALKYHGGTSLKELDKPDPESVRKGLENLEKHVESMLQFKLSPVVALNKFTHDSAEEIAVVQEECRKLGVPMAVADVWGQGGEGAVELARIVRKAADACRTRFEPIYEWDWPVERKIETIAAKMYGAKHIDYMPKAKKDLEKIASLGLQGLPVCIAKTQKSLSDNPDLIGRPKDFVVTVREIEIAAGAGFLIPITGEIMRMPGLPEHPASERIDIDEAGNITGLF, from the coding sequence ATGAAGCACATCCATGAGATCTCCGCGCAGCTCGGCATACCGGAGGACGACCTCGTCCTCTACGGCAAGCACAAGGCCAAGCTGCCCCTGCGCCTCATCTCGAAAGAGAAGGCCGCGAAGAGCCGGCTCATCCTGGTCTCCGCCATCTCGCCGACCCCCGCCGGAGAGGGCAAGACGACCGTCTCCATCGGCCTTTCCCAGGGGCTCAACCGCATCGGCGCGAAGACGACCGTCGTGCTGCGCGAGCCCTCGCTCGGCCCCGTCTTCGGCATCAAGGGCGGCGCCACCGGAGGCAACCGCTCCCAGGTCCTGCCGATGGAGGACATCAACCTCCACTTCACGGGCGACTTCTCGGCCATCGAGAAGGCGCACAACCTGCTCTCGGCGCTCATCGACAACGACATCCAGAACAAGAAGAACACCCACGGCCTCGACCCGCGCACCGTCGCCTGGCGCCGGGTCATGGACATGAACGACCGCTCCCTGCGCAAGATCATCGTCGGCCTCGGCGGGACGATGTCCGGGGTGCCTCGCGAGACGGGCTTCGACATCGTGGCCGCCTCGGAGATCATGGCGATCTTCTGCCTCTCCGACGACCTGCGCCACCTCAAGGAGAAGCTCGGCAACATCTTCGTCGGCTACACCTTCGACCGCAAGCCGGTCTACGCCCGCGACCTCAAGGCCAACGGAGCGATGGCCGCGCTGCTCAAGGACGCGCTCATGCCGAACCTGGTCCAGACCACGGAAGGGACCCCCGCGATCATCCACGGCGGACCCTTCGCCAACATCGCGCACGGCGCCAACTCCGTGGTCGCCACCCGGATGGGGCTGAGCTTCTCGGACTACGTGGTGACCGAGGCCGGCTTCGGCTTCGAGCTGGGCGCCGAGAAGTTCCTCGACATCAAGTGCCGCTACGCGGGGCTCTCCCCGAGCGCCGCGGTGCTGGTGGCCACGGTCCGCGCGCTGAAGTACCACGGAGGGACCTCGCTCAAGGAGCTCGACAAGCCCGACCCGGAGAGCGTCCGCAAGGGGCTCGAGAACCTCGAGAAGCACGTCGAGAGCATGCTGCAGTTCAAGCTCTCCCCGGTCGTGGCCCTCAACAAGTTCACCCATGACTCCGCAGAGGAGATCGCCGTCGTGCAGGAAGAGTGCCGCAAGCTCGGCGTGCCGATGGCCGTGGCCGACGTCTGGGGACAGGGCGGCGAGGGCGCCGTCGAGCTCGCCCGGATCGTCCGCAAGGCCGCCGACGCCTGCCGGACCCGCTTCGAGCCCATCTACGAGTGGGACTGGCCGGTCGAGAGGAAGATCGAGACCATCGCGGCCAAGATGTACGGCGCCAAGCACATCGACTACATGCCGAAGGCGAAGAAGGACCTCGAGAAGATCGCCTCCCTCGGCCTGCAGGGCCTCCCCGTCTGCATCGCGAAGACGCAGAAGTCCCTCTCGGACAACCCCGACCTCATCGGACGCCCGAAGGACTTCGTCGTCACCGTCCGCGAGATCGAGATCGCCGCGGGCGCCGGATTCCTCATCCCCATCACCGGCGAGATCATGCGCATGCCCGGGCTCCCCGAGCATCCGGCCTCGGAGCGCATCGACATCGACGAGGCCGGGAACATCACCGGCCTGTTCTAG
- a CDS encoding anhydro-N-acetylmuramic acid kinase → MTLALGLMSGTSADGVSLALIELKGRRLEVLGHDTYPYASGLSRRILAAARTDADGLSRLNFELGRVFAKAAERFLRARRVHPRRLAAVGSHGQTVIHLPGERSPSTLQLGEPSFLSETLGVPVVSDFRPRDMAAGGEGAPLVPFFDEFVFGGGRPRALQNIGGIGNVALVGRGVRTFGFDTGPGNCLIDLAVRRMTGGRRAFDRDGLIARRGRVDEALAARLLAAPFFRRRPPKSLERTEFGEAYLRRHLPAGRLRHEDAVATLTYFTALTIADALRRFLPRPPRLSELIVSGGGALNPVLMEGLRRLLYPLPVLTSADYGIPVLAKEPAMMALLAALAVEGKPNHCPRATGARGPRILGKISPAA, encoded by the coding sequence GTGACGCTCGCGCTCGGGCTCATGTCGGGCACCTCGGCCGACGGCGTGAGCCTGGCGCTCATCGAGCTGAAGGGCCGCCGGCTCGAGGTCCTGGGGCACGACACCTACCCTTACGCGTCCGGGCTCTCGCGGCGCATCCTCGCCGCCGCGCGGACCGACGCCGACGGCCTCTCCCGGCTAAACTTCGAGCTCGGCCGCGTCTTCGCGAAGGCCGCGGAGCGCTTCCTGCGCGCGCGGCGCGTGCACCCCCGCCGGCTCGCCGCGGTCGGCTCGCACGGGCAGACCGTCATCCATCTCCCCGGCGAGCGCAGCCCCTCGACGCTGCAGCTCGGAGAGCCCTCCTTCCTCTCCGAGACGCTGGGCGTCCCCGTCGTCTCGGACTTCCGTCCGCGGGACATGGCGGCGGGCGGGGAGGGCGCGCCGCTGGTGCCCTTCTTCGACGAGTTCGTCTTCGGGGGCGGACGGCCCCGGGCTCTGCAGAACATCGGCGGCATCGGCAACGTCGCCCTCGTCGGCCGCGGCGTGCGGACCTTCGGCTTCGACACCGGGCCCGGGAACTGCCTCATCGACCTCGCCGTGCGCCGGATGACGGGCGGGCGCCGCGCCTTCGACCGCGACGGGCTCATCGCGCGCCGCGGCCGCGTCGACGAGGCGCTGGCCGCGCGCCTCCTCGCCGCGCCCTTCTTCCGCCGCCGTCCGCCCAAGAGCCTCGAGCGCACGGAGTTCGGCGAGGCGTACCTGCGCCGGCACCTGCCGGCCGGGCGCCTGCGCCACGAGGACGCGGTGGCGACGCTCACCTACTTCACCGCCCTCACCATCGCCGACGCCTTGCGCCGCTTCCTGCCCCGGCCGCCGCGGCTTTCGGAGCTCATCGTCAGCGGGGGGGGCGCGCTCAACCCCGTCCTCATGGAAGGCCTGCGGCGCCTGCTCTATCCGCTGCCGGTCCTCACGAGCGCCGACTACGGCATCCCGGTGCTGGCCAAGGAGCCGGCGATGATGGCCCTGCTCGCGGCGCTCGCCGTCGAAGGGAAGCCCAACCACTGTCCGCGGGCCACCGGCGCGCGGGGTCCGCGCATCCTCGGGAAGATCAGTCCCGCCGCATGA
- a CDS encoding YkgJ family cysteine cluster protein produces MICRPGCGACCVAPSISSPLPGHPGGKPAGARCANLREDLSCSVWGTADYPPVCRDFTPRPNACGADRAEALALLAALEDQTKPSL; encoded by the coding sequence ATGATCTGCCGTCCCGGCTGCGGCGCCTGCTGCGTCGCGCCGTCCATCTCGAGCCCGCTCCCGGGTCATCCGGGCGGAAAGCCCGCGGGCGCGCGCTGTGCGAACCTGCGCGAGGACCTGTCGTGTTCGGTGTGGGGGACGGCGGACTACCCGCCCGTCTGCCGGGACTTCACTCCGCGTCCGAACGCCTGCGGAGCGGACCGGGCCGAGGCGCTCGCGCTGCTCGCCGCGCTCGAGGATCAGACGAAGCCTAGTCTCTGA
- a CDS encoding N-acetylmuramic acid 6-phosphate etherase has product MPSRYAFYGRLPTEQSNPASRGLDLKSTRQIVALLNRQDLLVPRAVARVRGALVKAADAAAEALRRGRGLVMVGAGTSGRMGVLEAAECPPTFGTPRGLIRAVMAGGRSSVFRAREGAEDDPKDGARQLRRVARRGDLVIGIAASGITPFVRGALGAARGLGCRTVLVTSNFRTPVPEAEIVVAPDVGPESLSGSTRMKSGTAAKLVLNTITTAAMVRIGKAYDNWMVDLRPTSYKLRLRGIRIVGHLVGVGPARAAALFDASGGHVKTAVVMGRLRLDRSAARRRIRAAGGRLRDALEAGLSPSGTPQDPAGRSERSTSAARASRTARVEKGLRAALEAGRKEGGR; this is encoded by the coding sequence ATGCCCTCGCGCTACGCGTTCTACGGCCGGCTTCCGACGGAGCAGTCGAACCCCGCCTCGCGCGGGCTCGACCTGAAGTCCACCCGGCAGATCGTCGCCCTCCTCAACCGCCAGGACCTGCTCGTCCCGCGCGCGGTGGCGAGGGTCCGCGGCGCGCTGGTCAAGGCCGCCGACGCCGCCGCCGAGGCGCTGCGCCGCGGCCGCGGCCTCGTCATGGTCGGCGCGGGCACGAGCGGGCGCATGGGCGTGCTCGAGGCCGCCGAGTGCCCGCCGACCTTCGGCACTCCGCGCGGGCTCATCCGCGCCGTCATGGCGGGGGGGCGCTCCTCGGTGTTCCGCGCCCGCGAAGGCGCCGAGGACGACCCGAAGGACGGCGCCCGGCAGCTGCGGCGCGTCGCCCGGCGGGGGGACCTCGTCATCGGCATCGCCGCCAGCGGCATCACCCCCTTCGTGCGCGGGGCGCTCGGGGCGGCCCGGGGGCTCGGCTGCCGCACGGTGCTCGTCACCTCCAATTTCCGGACCCCCGTCCCCGAGGCCGAGATCGTCGTCGCCCCCGACGTGGGACCCGAGTCCCTGAGCGGCTCGACGCGCATGAAGTCGGGGACGGCCGCGAAGCTCGTCCTCAACACGATCACGACGGCGGCCATGGTCCGCATCGGGAAGGCCTACGACAACTGGATGGTGGACCTGCGCCCGACCTCCTACAAGCTGCGCCTGCGCGGCATCCGCATCGTCGGCCACCTCGTCGGCGTCGGCCCGGCGCGCGCCGCCGCGCTCTTCGACGCCTCGGGCGGCCATGTGAAGACCGCGGTGGTGATGGGGCGCCTTCGCCTCGACCGCTCCGCCGCGCGCCGGCGCATCCGGGCCGCCGGCGGCCGCCTGCGCGACGCCCTTGAGGCGGGCCTTAGCCCCTCGGGGACCCCGCAGGACCCCGCGGGGCGGTCCGAGAGGAGCACGTCCGCGGCCCGCGCCTCAAGGACGGCGCGAGTGGAGAAGGGCCTGCGCGCCGCCCTCGAAGCGGGCCGGAAAGAGGGAGGGAGATGA
- the ptsG gene encoding PTS glucose transporter subunit IIBC, producing the protein MNILKDAFGLLQKIGKSLMLPVAVLPVAGILLGVGSAGFTWMPDLLSSIMRDAGGAIFGNLPLFFAIGVALGLADNDGVASLSAVVGYAVLLATMGLLAARHGVEVKPIMGIKSIDTGVFGGILMGGVAAAMFKRYYRIELPPYLGFFAGKRFVPIVTAFAAVVIGVAMSYLWPPVGRGIRVFSQYAAYGNPTLAAAVYGFVERLLIPFGLHHIWNVPFFFEIGSFTKAGGEVVHGDITRFFAGDPTAGILGGAYLFKMWGLPAAAMAMWHSARPEHRKRIGGIMVSAALTSFLTGITEPIEFSFMFVAPVLYALHAVLAGFSQILFSLLGAKLGFTFSQGFIDYVLYYAKDTKPWLVLLIGPIYACVYYGVFRWAIDMFDLRTPGREAAEEEAAPAPAAAAGGHALQLVLAFGGRSNIKNLDACITRLRVSVEDVSRVRSERLKSLGAAGVVMAGSGVQAIFGTRSENIKTEIEIYLRSAGPEADAAEGSAEAAPAAAAQPGRARDPEAARAAGLILAALGGAGNVRKVEDCAFTRLRVELADSSRIDEAALAAAGAYGVMRPAEGVAHLLVGSSADQYAAELRALLAV; encoded by the coding sequence ATGAACATCCTCAAGGACGCGTTCGGCCTGCTGCAGAAGATCGGCAAGTCGCTCATGCTGCCGGTCGCCGTGCTCCCGGTCGCCGGCATCCTGCTCGGCGTCGGCAGCGCCGGCTTCACCTGGATGCCCGACCTCCTCTCCTCCATCATGCGCGACGCCGGCGGGGCGATCTTCGGGAACCTGCCCCTCTTCTTCGCCATCGGCGTGGCCCTCGGCCTGGCCGACAACGACGGGGTGGCCTCCCTCTCCGCGGTCGTGGGCTACGCGGTCCTGCTCGCGACGATGGGGCTGCTCGCCGCCCGGCACGGCGTCGAGGTCAAGCCCATCATGGGCATCAAGTCCATCGACACCGGCGTCTTCGGGGGCATCCTCATGGGCGGCGTGGCGGCGGCCATGTTCAAGCGCTACTACCGCATCGAGCTGCCGCCGTACCTGGGCTTCTTCGCCGGCAAGCGCTTCGTCCCCATCGTGACCGCCTTCGCCGCCGTCGTCATCGGCGTCGCCATGAGCTATCTCTGGCCGCCGGTCGGCCGGGGCATCCGCGTCTTCTCGCAGTACGCGGCCTACGGCAATCCGACGCTCGCCGCGGCCGTCTACGGCTTCGTCGAGCGCCTGCTCATCCCCTTCGGCCTGCACCACATCTGGAACGTGCCCTTCTTCTTCGAGATCGGCTCCTTCACGAAGGCGGGCGGAGAGGTCGTCCACGGCGACATCACGCGCTTCTTCGCCGGAGACCCCACGGCCGGCATCCTGGGCGGCGCCTACCTCTTCAAGATGTGGGGCCTGCCCGCGGCCGCGATGGCCATGTGGCACAGCGCCCGGCCCGAGCACCGCAAGCGCATCGGCGGCATCATGGTCTCCGCGGCGCTCACCTCGTTCTTGACCGGGATCACCGAGCCCATCGAGTTCTCCTTCATGTTCGTGGCGCCGGTGCTCTACGCGCTGCACGCCGTGCTCGCGGGCTTCTCGCAGATCCTCTTCTCGCTGCTGGGAGCGAAGCTGGGCTTCACCTTCTCGCAGGGCTTCATCGACTACGTCCTCTATTACGCCAAGGACACCAAGCCCTGGCTCGTGCTCCTCATCGGCCCCATCTACGCCTGCGTCTACTACGGGGTGTTCCGCTGGGCCATCGACATGTTCGACCTGCGCACCCCCGGCCGCGAGGCGGCCGAGGAAGAGGCCGCTCCCGCTCCCGCGGCCGCGGCGGGAGGGCACGCGCTGCAGCTCGTCCTCGCCTTCGGCGGGCGCTCGAACATCAAGAACCTGGACGCCTGCATCACCCGCCTGCGCGTCAGCGTCGAGGACGTGAGCCGGGTCCGCTCCGAGCGCCTCAAGTCGCTCGGCGCCGCCGGCGTCGTCATGGCCGGCAGCGGCGTGCAGGCCATCTTCGGCACGCGCTCGGAGAACATCAAGACCGAGATCGAGATCTACCTGCGCAGCGCCGGCCCGGAGGCCGACGCCGCGGAAGGCTCGGCGGAGGCGGCTCCCGCCGCGGCCGCCCAGCCCGGGCGGGCGCGCGACCCCGAGGCGGCCCGCGCGGCCGGGCTCATCCTCGCGGCCCTGGGCGGGGCGGGGAACGTCCGGAAGGTGGAGGACTGCGCCTTCACCCGGCTGCGCGTCGAGCTCGCCGATTCCTCGCGCATCGACGAGGCCGCGCTGGCCGCCGCCGGGGCCTACGGCGTGATGCG